In Borrelia sp. RT5S, the sequence ATTTAGTACAGATGTGTTGACTGGTGCTGCACGAAAATATACTCTTGCTACACTAAAACTTACTCTTGTTGCACGAAAATATACAAAAGATGTTTGTTAAGTTTTGAAAAAGTACAATTGATGCACAAAAATATACACTTGTTGCATTTTCCTTGTGTTAAGTATACTTCTACTATTTGATAATAACAAGTACTAATGTTATAATTATTTTGAGGTCATTTCAAAATGCAAGCACAATCTTTAAATACTGAAGTTCTTACTAGACAACATGTAACTCAAGAAATTATTTATGATGAGTTTGTAAAGTTAGGCATGCAGAAGTTTGTTGCTGATGACTTATCTAAACGGTACTATCACAATGAGCTTACTTATAAGGACTTGGAATATTTAGAAGATAAATTCGGCTTGTTACTGGAAAAATTTAGAGGACAGATTAAAGCACGAGATTGCTATTGTAAGGACTGAAATTGCTGCTGTTAGAACTGAGTTGAAGAATGATATTGCTAGTGCTTCAAAGTCAATCAAGTGGATGTTTGGTACTATTATTACATTTATTATTGGTCTTTTCTTAACTTTAATACCAATACTTTATACCCTGCCTAAGGGATAATTCTTTGATAAAACACTTATTAATGCTATAATTATTTAAGTCACGATCTAGTCTTTAGGACTGCTTTTTTAATAAATGCACTAAAGCAAGAAGTTTTTATAAGAAAATATAGTCACTTTAATAAGTGGCTATATTTTTTATTTAAATGAAGAAGCAGCAAAAACATGAATGGGTGGTCTTTAGAAAGACCTGCCGCCTCTACTTGAGAAAATATGTGTTATAGAAATTGTATTCTATAGTAAGTAAGTATATCTAAATAATGAGTAAAAACATAAAAGTGCTCATGTTTTTATTTAAATGAAGAAGCAGCAAATCATGTGTGTCAAAAACAAGCTCTGCCGCCCCTAACTGAAAATGCAAAAACTTACTTATTATAAAACTTCTTTATAATAAGTAAATATCTAAAGTGAGTAAATATATTTAGTATATATCTAGTAATATATCTCTAAATAATGAATAAAAACATAAAGTGCTCATGTTTTTATTTAAAAAGGAAGCACAATATCCATTCTAAGTTAAGATCCCCCTAATACTACTACTCCCTTGGGTACTATTTAATAAAGAGTACAAGCTTAAATGAAAGAGTTACATATTTGATGTTGCTACACAAATGAGGTATACTTCCTAATAAATGCTTAATTTATTCTCTAGTTTTAAAACTATTTTTAGAAAAAGAAAAGAGACTGAGTTTGTTGACATGCCTCTTTTTGTAAATCCTGACCAGTTTATTAAACTGGCTGCGTATTTACTAGAATCAAGTAATACTAAATTTAATCTAATCGGTTTGATGATGGCTACTGGTGTTCCTTTTTCTCATATACGACATAAGGTTATGGTTAAGCAAAAGGATAGCAAGACTATTGTTTACAAATCAGATCTTATAGAAGAAGAGATTACAAGACATACTCTTTGCGATGCTGGTGTTGTCGTTGCTGTTATGCGATCTCTTGTTTATAAGAACACCGATTCTCATATTATTGCTTGGAAGCTTAATAGGATAATTAAACACTTATTTAACAGCAATATTACTATAAAGACTTTAAGTAAAATATACGATGTTATTCTAATCAAACAATCAGGGTTGCCTGCTCGTACTCAAGGGTGTGGAATAGAACTAGTTGATATTGATACAATAAACCTTGCAAGTAAAATAGAGTATATAGACTCGTTTAAACCCATACAGATAAACAAAGCTAACCTATCTCATTATAAGATGAGTGACTCGCGTTTTAAGAAAACCATAGCTCGTTTAGTAGAAGAATTCTTAACAGAGGATGATGGTACTCAGAAGACAATCCACACACTTAATACC encodes:
- the bdr gene encoding Bdr family repetitive protein — protein: MQAQSLNTEVLTRQHVTQEIIYDEFVKLGMQKFVADDLSKRYYHNELTYKDLEYLEDKFGLLLEKFRGQIKARDCYCKD